The Hippopotamus amphibius kiboko isolate mHipAmp2 chromosome 3, mHipAmp2.hap2, whole genome shotgun sequence genomic interval ATTATAATTGtaacatttgctttataaatttgaatttttatttttaagggctTACATTTTAACCTCACACCTGGTTAACATGATGCCTAtaacatctttgtttttaatgtacatATGAGTGTAAAAATCTTAATCTACCTCATGTATTTTTTTGCACTGTCAAAAATTAACTACATTCcaaatggggataatgacagtgaagatacAACAGTTGTGGGAGTGCTACTCTTTTCCTTAATCTTTagataaatatatgataatataatGAAACATCATTAGTCCTGGAATTAAGATAActgatttttgtttctaatttattatAATCTGTGCATTCTCGATTATCTCAACTGTTCTCTTTATATCAATTTCTCTGTCTATAAAATAGTATGAATGCCTACAATCATTAATTATGTCACATCAATATTATGAACACATGATCCTGGATTCAAAGAGTCTtgctggaaatttttaaaatgttggagaaggaagcatttgtcaaaatctaGTTTTCCATAGAATGAAGGTTACTCATTTAAATATTGACAATATTTTTATTCCAGCAATACTAATACAAattcttttataataacttttatatttCCCTGCCTCCTTTAAAACTTTGGGCAGAGTTCATTCTGCCTTGGCTTCTCAAGACATACATGAATAGATATCTGCTACTGTCCTGGGCTTCCAGGGTCTGCCACTGTTTGCAAACATGGGACAGTTAGCTTTACACTGACTCTCCATAGAacacatcttctttctctcttcttgacTCTCATCAATTGGCTTTCAAACCtccagaaatattttctaatttattaactatttttctAATAAGTTTTTCATTGTCATCTATCATTACTTATCACACTGAAAGAGAGCAGATAGCTTTTTAAGTTAGTCGTCTGATTTTACTTACAATTCTAAATGTGACCCCACTtaaaagaaagggacagagattACCTCAAGGGTCTTCTTCTTTTTACTTGATTTAGGACATGAaatggtttgctaatatttataTGTACTTCCAATATGGAAATTAAATATATCAGGCAGTTGTTAAATTAATTGACTCACTTGTTTTGTCAGATATGTTGGCTGTCACAGAATAATGACCCTCAAAGACAcatcatgtgtgtatatacatgacaacctaaatataattatattgatCATCCTAAATATAATTAGTTCAATGAATCCACATAGAGAAGTTCACATCTGTGTTAtcacatgcacaaacacaaaCTCTATTTATCTATGTCTCTATTGCCATCTATCTAAATGCCTTACATGCACAAAgtaaacatacatacatgcataaataTGTATATCTTTTGTGTGTAAGGCTTATTATGGCAAAGTTCAACAGTCCTTCTCTTTGAACTTTCATCATCATCTCTCTAAAAATTTGTttcatcatttatatttttcccaaCTCTACTTTACCCTTATACCATACGTTCACCTTCCCTTTATCTTCCAATTCTAttattctatttctatatatgttCTCTGTACTTATTTTCTGACTTTGTGAAATAACCTTAAATGTTTTAGTGTCACagctaaagaaatattttatcaacATAAAGGTTACATATAGCATAACACTACTCCaagaaacacatatatatatatgacacacatacatatatatatataaatatacacatatctttaaaatgagagagaagattGTTTACCATTATACCCTATATACTCTTTTCCAGCAAAGAGCCCATAGCCACAATCcaaatacaaattgaaaatatattcacTTTTTACTTTCCCCAAATCAGGCTATTGATCTTGGAAAGATTATTCACATGTTCTTGACCTCCCCATCCCTCGTTGCCAATTACGTTCAGTCCAAGAAAAGCAATATTCTCCTTCTGAagtacatacacaaacacacacagacatgcatgCGTGCCTAtgtaaataaatgtctgttttcacATTTCCAGAGAAGAAAGTCAGTTTCCTAGCACTATAAGTAACTTGTTCTGGGAATAGTACAATGCAAAATAGTAACAAAAGATTACCTTGCTAGTAAAGGTAGTTATAATTTATGAAGCATTGGTAGCAGTTGCACATATTCATCATGCTTTAAAAACTAGTGATGCACATGCATTTTTGGTGCCCAATTATCACTGAATGTGATGAGTACTTTAGACATTGCATGTTAATTGTCTAGGTCagtgagaaaataatttccaaagcTGCCCACTCACTTCTTTAGTGTGTGGAACTTCAttatccaccaaaaaaaaaaaaaaaaaatcacagtattcTGAGACATAGCtcttatttgtccttctctatAAAAAAAGAGATGGATTCATTTATATCTACTAGAGATATTCATATTTCTAAATGTTCCCCCCCACACTTGTTAGTTATCTCTTTGCTCTAAaactatttgttttttatttttatttattttttgaagtgtcTCAcaactctttattcttttctttatgtttttttattatttttattattttttttaattttttttgggggtacaccatatttgttttttaaataggcaGGAgtgacagaagaaaggaaaggacttCTTAATTTCTATCTCAATCCTTTCCACATAAAATAGCTTCAGGATTTATCCAATTTCTGCCTGGAAAATTTCCTGGAATGTGGTTGCTGTGattatgtttctctttcttttattcttcccctgtATTCAATTATTCCCACTAGATTGTAATAGTTTCTGATAACAGTATTATCTGAGAAACTTGGTGATTCATTATTTACTTGGCTTTCAGTGAGGGTTGGTTTTTCCTTCTTCAGTTTATTATCAGAATCGTTCACATGATACCTGGTTGTTTTCTCCCAGGGAGAAAGTGGTACTGTACCTCCCTACCCATGTGGAGGTAGGCAGGTCCAAATAAATGTGAACAGAACTGACatttttatggggaaaaaactttaaaagcagaTGCCAGCTTCaccaaattcttttttaatgtggagTACTGGTGACGGGTCATGTTTCTGCAGTGATCTGTTACCTGTCTACATGAAGAATTATTAGATAAGCATGGAATTCTGAAAATTATATAGCTAGAGAAATAACACACATAAGTTGCCACTGTGATTCTCCTTATCCACAATGAATACAGATTTATTAGTTGCCTTTTATGATTACCTGAATAACACAGGTTTACTGTAATAAACTGcacaatttcaataaaataaaataaaaataatagaatgatTTACTCAGAGGTTTCCATAATTAACATTGATGATCATATTTGTTTTGGTGATTTctaatgtgtgtgtgcatgtgatgtACAAGGTATGTGTATGATATCTAAACTTTTATAGCAGgtacttttataaaaatttaaatccctTCCCCTAATTTTCCTATCCTTAGTATAATCTCTAAGAAAGTGTATTTAAGAAACCATATCTTGGGggagggttgggatgggatgaattgggagattgggattgccatatacacattaatatgtataaaatagatatctaataagaaaaaaatgtcaaattgtacactttaagtatatgcagtttattatatgtcaattatatctcaatagtattttttaaaagaaaaagaagaaaccataTCTTGTGACTTTTCCCATGACTTTTTCCCAGCTCttattatatgcaaatatttaaataattgttttatcaaattaataaattatattatgtaGAAATATTTAATCTGATATACACATAAATGACACAATATTTGCTAGTATCATAATACAACATCATTTATAAACTACATTCTCAAAGAAAGGGGATTTTTTCTCAATAAGTTATTTCTCAACAGAATAATTGCTAGGCCAAAATGTatacaaaattttaatgaatGTCCATTACCAACCTGGTTTAAAACTGACTGGGACAACTCTAAGGAAGTGAATGCTATGGTTTCCAATAGCAATATAACAGAGTCTACATTACAATTGAGTCTATTACATCCATCTGTGTCAAAAGGTCTTACTGAGAGGGGACATTTCACAGTAAAATCATAGAATTCCCAAACAAATGACTTGCTATTTGATGACCCATACACAACTCTATAACTGGAGACAGAAAGGTCTCTCTGTGTTACAAGaacttttttaatattataataattagcCCTGTATAGACAGGTACATTGATGTTAAGATAAACACCTATTgaaaatttattacaaatatataagaaatcaatttatttaaatacaactcatttttttaaatgaagtaaatttACATAGCAATTTTCTCAGTGCCATTATGACATCCCTGTTCCTTAGACTGTATATCATGGGGTTAAACATGGGAGTCACAATAGTGTAGAAAAGAGAAAGCACTTTGTCAGTTCCTGCTGAGACTTGGGTCTTGGGTCTTAAATATGTGATAGTGGCTGATCCAAAGAACATCATCACAACTATAAGATGAGATGAACAGGTGGAAAAGGCTTTGGCCTGACTTGTGGCTGATGGCAATTTAAGGATTGTGGAGATGATTTTTCCATGGGAGACAAGAATCAGCAGAAATGGAACCATGACAAACAGCACAGCAACTGCAAAGACCAACATTTCATTCAGAAAAGTGTCCCCACAGGCCAGCTTGAGTATTGGGGGGatgtcacagaagaagtggttGATGAGGTTAGAACCACAAAAGGGCAGAAAGAAAATCTGGCATGTCTGCCCTATTTGGATTGGAATTCCGCTGATCCAGGAGCCAGCCACTAGCTGGACACAGACCTTGTCGTTCATGACTAGAGGATAGTGCAGAGGGTTACAAATGGCCACATaacggtcataggccatcacggCCAGAAGGAAACACTCAGCGGCTCCTAGCACAAGAATGCAGCACATTTGTGTAGCACAGGCAACTAAAGAAATTGTTCTTCTCTGGGTCCAAAGATTAATGAGCATCCTGGGGAGGGTAACTGATACATAGCagatttccaaaaaggaaaaattgcCAAGGAAATAGTACATAGGCATCTGGAGAACAGGGTCCAGTTTTGTTATCAGAAATATGATGCCATTGCCCATCAGGATAATGATATAGATGAGTATGAACAATCCAAATAGAAACTTCTGGAGATGGGGAACATCAGCAAAGTCCAAGAGAACAAACTCCATCAAATTAGTTAGATTTTCTTCTGGTGCTTTTTCTTCGTGTTCCATCTGTGGAAAGGGGAAATTGAttatctactttttattttaccttcaggGATCAGTGCCTATTCTCTAAATTGTATCAGGATACCCAGGTTGATTTTCATGGTCACTGCAATTGTTTCTTATGTAAAAATGTtactatttattttcctctttctcaatTTATATCCCATGCAATATCATTGTACACTCTCCCCTGAAATGTCCTTTAAGGCCTTTGTTTCTGAATACAGTCCAGGACAAATGGACTGAGCACAGACATTGGACAAATTGATAATCATTGAAGATAGACCCACAGCTTtgccatatgatctcacttttaaatagttacttttttttcccccacccctTGCAGCTTGTgagatcatagttccctgaccagggattgaactccaGGCCCATGACAGTGAAAGGCcctttcttaaccactggaccaccaggaattcCTTTAAATACTTACATTTCTTGAAAATCCTTGTACTTCTGTATGATTTTTCTCTACATACTTCAGTAAAACTATATCAGAAATTAcctttttcatacattttcaaaTGCCTATTTCAACTCTTCATTTCCCTCCCATCACTTGATGATCTTGAGCACGCATGTCCATATATACATTTCACATTATTAGTTTGTTtaccaaaaaaagagaatattttattttattgcacatATCTTCTTAGTAGGATACTAAGTGGGGAATTTAAGAAGGTTTTATTCTAGAAAAGTTGCCTGGGAACAGATACAGATAGAAACAATCAAGAGGGTCACCCTGGGAAAACAGGGATAACCTGAGGTGTTCACTACCTACGTAAGATATTCCCTGTTATGTTTCACCCTGTGTTCCATGTGCATCTCTGATGTCTTtgttgttcctcaaaaaatacttCAGATAACAATTTCTAAACTCACACTTCTTAAAGATAAGATATTGAGACTTAGCAATGATGGATAAATTGATCATTTGCATGTTGGTTTTGTGATTGCAAGTcagtgctaattttttttaattgtatttgagTTTGAATGCTAGCTCCGTGACTTATCATCTGTGTGATATTAAGCACttgtttaaaatttctgttttcttccttattcataataattaaatgagatggtattagcaaaattacttttcattttgatctgcttatatattaattatggccctataattataattatgaatATGGCATTATGCTCTTAAAGCTTTAGTTGCCAGGGTTGTAACACATTGCCCAGCAAAACTGTATTTGATAAAGTTATTGAGTTACTTGTCGATGATTactttttcccattattttctttcatcagggCCAGTAGTAAGATAAGGCCCTATTTAAATAAGGAGTGAGACTCCTCTTGTACAAACTTTAAGAGGCCCTCACTCATTTTCAGGGCTGATCCTACATTGCACCTTTGTGAAATTGAGTACCTGCCTAAATATTGCACCCAGGCATCTCTTGACTCAACATGAATCCCAGCCCTACTTTTCATTTTCCCATCCTTTGTGTTTAGATCTTGTCCATGCAAACATCATCTAAATATAGTGTCATGGACAAAAAATACAGTCCTAACAAGATGGCCTGGAATTGGATTATGGCTTGACCTAGCTGTGTGACAATACAAATTGCttaatctccctgtgtcatgGTTCACTCAGCTAACAATTGTAAAACTGGCTAACAATTAATTGTACCAACAGTTAGAATTGTTACatgcattaattcatttagtATTTGCAAAACAACTTGAAGGCATCTTAGCATTCATAAAAAGTCTATTCAAAAGCtagtattattgttattataaactAAATTTTATTCTTCTAAATTTCAATCTCTGTTCTAAGCAGCATGAAAATAATGCTAATTTACTTTGGCTTTGTATCACCTGGTTCATGTGAGCATGAAATGAGATATTAAAACAATCATCACAGTGTTATAAAAATcccaaactcttagttgtgaatTCTCCATGAATTCTCTGCCAATAATTTTGTTAATATTATAACTTCTACTCTGTGGACCTGACAGCAAGAGTACACATCACTTTGTTGCACATATGTGTTGCAATTTGGCTAATTCCGTTCACATATCTTTTCTTTCACTAATACTATATGATCTGAGAAATAAGGACTTCAACTGTATTCCTACTTGGAACAATACAGATCTTAGAAAATGCTTGTATACCTAACACAGTGTTCATTATTTGATTCCGAAACTGAGCAAAGGaacagacacttaaaaaaaatcatcaatcttaaaagggagaaaaggattaacatacaaaagaacaaaattctaatctttatcatttttatgaataaaaacaTTTAGTATAAGTAATTTCACTCATTACTGGAATAAAATTACTTCCAGTGCTATATCAAATATAATTTCCAATTGTAGGAACCCAGCATTTTGGTGATGAAATCTTGTATAACATGAAATAGATAAGATTTAAGTTTGTATTTCTCAAGAGTGAGACAAGGTATActtcaaatatatttgtatatttgataCAAATTAGTAATTCAatccttgaaaataatttaaaaacaatgttgaacttaaagctatttttattattttacaaatcctgaattctataatattttcttcaaactAATTGTTCTTTGGGTCCTCCAATAGTTATacctttattttttgtattgttttactttaaatttctTATTACAATATAAAGCTGAATACACAtatataacacttttttttttacaatgtgtTGActcaaaataaagtttcttttaatGTTATCTATACCTACAAAAATACTTCAGTTATTACAGTTTTTGGTATTTCAAAGTGATTTAATACcattatttattatcattatttaagtatacattttatttaatagaattagaaatatatAGGAGTTACTTTAATGAACAAACATATTTGCTGCTATGTAtgtgtaaaatattaattttaaattaaaaaatatgaattaaaacaacatattttcatatttacctTTCTTAAGATATTGCTGATTTTTCTCACTAGAGACggtttaaatatttacattactGTAGGTGGAATTACTTGTTTCATCAAAGCTATTGACCCaccttttaaatattctgttcttTCTAAACATAAAGTGCTCGTTAATAAAAATAGTTATCTCTACCCCAGGGATCTTTTCCATCTCAcacatttaaatttctaattaaaatcATCACTTTGCCATTTGCTGATTTGTTGTACTCTATTTTTCCCAGATAGTTCTCACTCTGCCcagaatactttttctttatcctctCCATGGAATAGAGGGCatggtgcattttatttcttaggTGTAAACAGGGTGCTGAGTAATATTATTTGGGACCATCCAAATTGACACACAATGAAATCTTCCTTTGTCTATTATGAGTGTTTCATATGGGGCCTCTGTTAGATAAGTTCCTTGATTGCTAGTTAGAGGGCTGGCCTGTGTGACAGGAGTCATACATGATCTGAtgacaaatattttcatgtttaaaagcAGTGTGTTAGTGGTTTCTTCAGCAACCTGGGATTTAGCCCTTGAATGTATTAAACacatctcaaaatttaaaaatttatcccaAGATTAATTGTAATAGGaggaaaatttttcttcctttagcaGTCTATCACCAtcttttcccaaatttattttacatcttcaaGAGTGAATACTTTCAAACTCTACttacaataaaataagaatctgGAATACTGAGATCATGGGGAAGATGCCAAACAAACAGTCTGTGAATTCTAGGCTTCAAATGTGTGGAGGAGAAACTTTTCAATATGTGAATTGTTTAAAACTCTTGGCTTAGAGCCAAATTCTCATGACAAAAGATAGGATGTTGCTTCCTGTTATTTAGTAAACAGTGATTACTAAGAGTTTATGATtgtgaagagaaaatatttacaagagaGGGAACACACATAGTAATGTGATAATGGGAGTGATTTGGGACATTAATTACAAAGTATTAGGAAGCACAGGGCTGAGATCATGGAAGGCCAGCGAGGAGTgggtggtgagagaggcttcacGTGGGGACCAGGTGTGACAAAGGACAGCAAGGAACTGAAAGCCCAGCCAGGCCTGACCTACTGCAGATGCACATCTAAGTAGCTATGCTACAAAGGAGTTCTTAAAACCTCAAAACTGGCAGAATGTAATATTAAGTATAAAAAAAGTAGTCATCTGATGCAATAGAATAGAAATTCCAAAAAAGGCTCAAGTACAACTGAGATTTTGTCATTTAATAAAGATGGCCTACCAAATTAGTGAAAtatggacatttaaaataattgctatTGGGACTTTctaggtagctcagtggttaagaatcagcctgccagtacagaggacccgggttcaatccctgctccaggaaaatcccacatgccatggagcaactaagtgcttgcgctacaactactgagcccatatactgcgactactgaagcccatggacctagagcccatgctccgcaacaagagaagccgccacaatgagaagcccatgcaccacaatgaaggggtACTCCCCCTGGCaacggcaactagagaaacccgCATGCAACAactaagacacaatgcagccaattaattaattaattaattaaaatataaaataaaataattgctatTGGGACAACTGGGCAGCCTTAGTGGACAAAAAGAATAGATTTTTCTTGATACCTTTTCCCGCAGTAGGAGAATCCCCAAATGATACACaggtttaaatattttagagaGTGAACTGATGAAAGCActctaagaaaaaattttataattttggaatAAGGAAGTTTAACTCTGACTCAAAATTTAGAATGCAggacagaaaaactaaaaaaaaaaactaaaataaactatgtaaaaataaatgattctggatgataaaaagaaacaagcccCAGAAATTAAGTCAAATAGAATTAATATAATGGAAAAATTATTACTACTGATCTCAAATAAAATGATCGTTGCTCATTCTTGAATATGGAGGAAAAATCTAAagtataaatttttcaaaaaaggacAAAACAGATGAATTTACAATTCACAGGAAAGATTCCATAGCTACAAATTCGTATTCAAACTGTAAATATATTCAGATGTTTTTCTTCCCAGGATCAAACTGTGTAAAGACTCCACAAATGCCACTGCTCTTCCCCGTCTGCCTTAACAAGTGACTTCAGTCCCGGAAAGCAATGTTCTTCTCCTGAAAtgcgcacaaacacacacaccacgcgcgcacacacacacacacagcagtacCTACATAGataatgtgtttgtgtttataaagaagaaagtgaGGTTTTCAGCACTGTAAATGGCTTTGTTTTAAGAATAATGCAATTCAAATAATAAAAGTTTCCCTTGATAATAAAGACATTTATACTTTACAAAGCACATATATTCACTACAAATATTcatcatgtttaaaaaattagtgGTATAACTATATTTTTGGTATGTTATTACAACTGAAAGTGGTAACTactttggatttttgtttgttagttgtcccaataagtgaaaaaataatttttgatactattcacaggtttcaggggTATGGAACTTCATTACCTAACAAATAAATCACAGTGCTCCAAGAACATAGCTCTTGTTTACCCTTCTATAAACAGTGTTAGGTTAGTTCATATCTACTAAAGTTATTAGTATATTTAAGTGTTTTTCCTATGGTTAGTTAACTCTTCTTTTGCaatgatattttttaagaacctttattggcatataattgacatacactaaactgtatatatttaaagtgaacgattagatattgtttttattagcaatgtatatatggcaatcccaacctcccaaacaatgttttcttttaaaattaggcaGAAGGGACtgtgaaaatgaaagcatttctcaATATTTGTCTCACTCCATTCCACATTCAATAGCTTCAGGAGTTATCcaatttttgttaacatttttctgGGAATTGTTTTAGttgttattatttctctttctcatattcttttcttatCTCCAATCATTTCCAtcacatttttatagtttctgatAAGCATGTTCACATACATGTGAATAGAAAGGACTTTCTCACTTATGAGTGAAAGCTTTAACAGCAGGTGCAGACTTcatcacattcttttttaagCTTAAATATGAGTGGCAGGCCATGATTCCACAGAGATCTTTTACCTGTGTATATAGAGAATTCATTTGGTAAACACAAATACTGACAATTTGTAGAATTAATCACATCAatataaattgagaaataataaaagcaaccaCTCATAGTACTTTTCCTGTTTTACAATGGATActgatttgttgttttttttcatgGTTATATGAATAGCACAGGCTTAttgtaacaaaatatatatatcagtaaaacaaaagagaaaataacagagTACTTTATTTTGAGATAACCACAATTAACATTGATTACTGTGTTTACACTGATCattttccgtgtgtgtgtgtgtgtgtgtgtgtgtgtgtgtggtatacaAGTTATGTGAGTATCTGTGTTTTTTTAGCAGATATATTTAAGCAagccttattttcttttccctaatttttgCATCGCTACTATCATCtctgaaaaaatattctttaaaagtaTGTCAgtgtcttcctccctcttcttattatgtgcaaatattttataataatatttatttttgtcaaatCATTATTATGTGGAAATATTTAATCCAATATAAACATAAATCATGCTTCACATTCACTGGTATTGGGGAAACAAAATCACATAAAATACTACATTATCCATGAAAGATATTATTCTCTAAGAAATTATTTGTTGTATAGTCATTGCTGGAccgaaatatttttatttaatgtttattgcCAACCTGGTTCTTAAAATGGCTGTTACAAATGTATAGAAGTAAATGATATTGTTTGTCATAGGTCATATAATAGAGTGTATATTACAATTGAATCTATTATGTAAATCCTTGCTAGAAGTTCTTACTGAGAGAAAACACTACACAATAGAATTCTAGAATTACCAATAGAATAATTTGTTATTTGCTAGCGTGGACATAAATGTATAACTTGAAACATTACAAGTAAGTTTTAACATAGAAAAAATTATGACTGTATAAACAGAGTTTtacataaatatgttaaaatttcaaTACCAATATACAAGGAATCAATTTCtataaatatgtgtttttaatgaaataaactatTTACATAGAAATTTTCTCAGTGCTATAATGACTTCCTTGTTCCTTAGGCTGTATATCATGGGGTTAAACATGGGAGTCACAATAGTGTAGAAAAGAGAAAGCACTTTGTCAGTTCCTGCTGAGTGACTAGCCTTGGGTTTTAAATAGGTAATAATGCTAGATCCGAAGAACAACACCACGACCATAAGATGAGATGAACAGGTGGAGAAAGCTTTGGCCCGACTTGTGGCTGATGGCAATTTAAGGATTGTGGAAATGATTTTGCCATAGGAGACAAGTATCAACAGAAATGGAACCATGATAAGTAACACAGCAGCTATGTAGACCGTCATTTCATTTACAAAGATATCCCCACAGGCCAGCTTGAGTATTGGAGGTATGTCACAGAAGAAGTGATTGATAAGGTTAGAACCacaaaagggcagagaaaaaatcTGGCATGTCTGCCCTATTCGGAGTGGAATTCCACTGATCCAGGAGCCAGCCACTAGCTGGGCACAGACCTTGTAGCTTATGACAAGAGGATAGTGCAGAGGGTTACAAATGGCCACATAGCAGTCACAGGCCATCATGACCAGAAGGAAACACTCAGTAGCTCCAAGCACAAGACCACAGCACatttgtgtagcacagggaactaaagaAATTGTTCTTCTCTGGGTGCAAAGATTCCTAAGCATTCTGGGGAGAGTAACTGGTACATAGCagatttccaaaaaggaaaaattgcCAAGGAAATAGTACATGGGTGTCTGAAGACCAGGGTCcagttttgttattaaaaatacgatGCCATTGCCCATCAGCATAAAGATATATATGGCTAAAAACACTCCAAATAGAAACCCCTGAAGATAGGGAACATTAGCAAAGTCCAAGAGAACAAACTCCATTAAATTAGTTAGATTTTCTTCTGGTGGCTTTTCTTGGTGTTTCATCTGTGGAAAGGGTAAATTTAGaatatgcttttcattttacCTTCAAGGATCAGTGCCTGT includes:
- the LOC130848648 gene encoding olfactory receptor 10AG1-like; amino-acid sequence: MEHEEKAPEENLTNLMEFVLLDFADVPHLQKFLFGLFILIYIIILMGNGIIFLITKLDPVLQMPMYYFLGNFSFLEICYVSVTLPRMLINLWTQRRTISLVACATQMCCILVLGAAECFLLAVMAYDRYVAICNPLHYPLVMNDKVCVQLVAGSWISGIPIQIGQTCQIFFLPFCGSNLINHFFCDIPPILKLACGDTFLNEMLVFAVAVLFVMVPFLLILVSHGKIISTILKLPSATSQAKAFSTCSSHLIVVMMFFGSATITYLRPKTQVSAGTDKVLSLFYTIVTPMFNPMIYSLRNRDVIMALRKLLCKFTSFKKMSNRSLQKHDPSPVLHIKKEFGEAGICF
- the LOC130849862 gene encoding olfactory receptor 10AG1-like, which produces MKHQEKPPEENLTNLMEFVLLDFANVPYLQGFLFGVFLAIYIFMLMGNGIVFLITKLDPGLQTPMYYFLGNFSFLEICYVPVTLPRMLRNLCTQRRTISLVPCATQMCCGLVLGATECFLLVMMACDCYVAICNPLHYPLVISYKVCAQLVAGSWISGIPLRIGQTCQIFSLPFCGSNLINHFFCDIPPILKLACGDIFVNEMTVYIAAVLLIMVPFLLILVSYGKIISTILKLPSATSRAKAFSTCSSHLMVVVLFFGSSIITYLKPKASHSAGTDKVLSLFYTIVTPMFNPMIYSLRNKEVIIALRKFLCK